A window from Purpureocillium takamizusanense chromosome 3, complete sequence encodes these proteins:
- the ECM31 gene encoding 3-methyl-2-oxobutanoate hydroxymethyltransferase (EggNog:ENOG503NV9A~BUSCO:EOG09263FTE~COG:H) yields the protein MSLALSSMRRTCTSVARSARPRVLALPHAHPSHSLLYTPAAACQTRYSSHSPMGAPPSSPRKKVTIATLRSLHKKGDPITMITAHDFPSAHVADHAGMDVVLVGDSLAMVALGMEDTSEVLVEEMLLHCRSVARATKTAFTVGDLPMGSYEISPEQALATAIRFIKDGRVQSVKLEGGKEMAPTIRKITTAGIPVLGHVGLTPQRQNALGGFRVQGKTKDGALGVLEDALAVQEAGCFAVVLEAVPAEVAELITQRLSIPTIGIGAGAGCSGQVLVQTDMAGNFPPGRFLPKFVKKYGDVWGESRRAIEAYRDEVKSRQYPAAEHTYPIPEGELAAFSKAIKEM from the exons ATGTCCTTGGCACTATCATCCATGCGGCGGACGTGTACCTCCGTGGCACGCTCTGCGCGGCCTCGTGTTCTTGCCCTCCCTCACGCCCATCCCTCTCACTCGCTCCTCTATAcacccgcggcggcatgtcAAACTAGATATAGCTCCCACTCGCCCATGGGTGCTCCCCCTTCCAGCCCGCGCAAGAAGGTCACTATCGCTACACTGAGGTCTCTGCACAAAAAGGGCGACCCCATCACCATGATCACGGCCCACGACTTCCCCAGTGCCCACGTGGCCGACCATGCCGGCATGGACGTCGTCCTGGTTGGCGATAGCCTCGCTATGGTGGCCCTAGGCATGGAGGACACGAGTGAGGTTCTGGTCGAAGAAATGTTGCTGCACTGTCGCTCCGTTGCGAGAGCCACAAAGACGGCCTTCACC GTTGGCGATCTGCCAATGGGATCGTATGAGATCTCGCCGGAGCAGGCACTCGCCACAGCGATACGCTTCATCAAGGATGGCCGCGTCCAGAGCGTCAAGCTCGAAGGCGGCAAGGAAATGGCGCCGACCATTCGAAAAATCACCACAGCTGGCATCCCCGTGCTGGGCCATGTCGGCCTGACCCCGCAGCGTCAAAATGCCCTCGGCGGGTTCCGCGTCCAGGGCAAGACCAAGGACGGCGCCCTCGgtgtcctcgaggacgcgctcgccgtccaggaAGCCGGCTGCTTCGCCGTtgtgctcgaggccgtcccgGCCGAGGTTGCCGAGCTCATCACGCAAAGGCTGTCTATCCCGACCAttggcatcggcgccggcgccggctgctCCGGTCAGGTACTGGTCCAGACCGACATGGCCGGCAATTTCCCACCCGGCAGGTTCCTTCCCAAGTTCGTCAAGAAGTACGGCGACGTCTGGGGCGAGTCAAGGCGGGCCATCGAGGCATATcgcgacgaggtcaagaGCCGCCAGTATCCGGCAGCCGAGCACACCTATCCGATTCCCGAAggggagctggcggcgttTTCCAAAGCTATCAAGGAGATGTAG
- the atg12 gene encoding Ubiquitin-like protein (BUSCO:EOG09265EKJ~COG:U~EggNog:ENOG503P4G5) — MEPPHHRASSSTSPSPAAAVAPASPVPETNPDPDSDSDSAAAAAAAEEEQQLPLTMSASVVLADLPRDATAALASAAAPAPDRKVVVRFKPVGGAAPALQQDLCKITATRRFEEVVRYLRRKLRCRDTDSVFLYVNSAFAPSLDEVVGNLHQCFKNASDQLVVAYSMTPAFG, encoded by the exons ATGGAACCCCCACATCAccgggccagcagcagcaccagcccctcaccggccgcggccgtggcccccgCGTCACCGGTGCCCGAGACAAACCCAGACCCAGACTCAGACTcggactcggcggcggcggcggcagcggcggaggaggagcagcagctgccgctgaccatgtcggcgtcggtggtgctggcggaCCTGCCGCGggacgcgacggcggcgctggcgagcgcggcggcgccggcgccggacagaaaggtggtggtgcggtTCAAGCCCgtcgggggcgcggcgccggcgctgcagcaggaccTATGCAAGATcacggcgacgcgacgcttcgaggaggtggtgcgGTACCTGCGGCGGAAGCTGCGCTGCAGGGACACGGACAGCGTGTTCCTGTACGTCAACTCGGCGTTTGCGCCGTCGCTGGACGAGGTGGTTGGGAATTTGCACCAG TGCTTCAAGAACGCGTCGGATCAGCTTGTCGTTGCCTATTCTATGACCCCAGCGTTTGGATGA